A single genomic interval of Streptococcus suis harbors:
- a CDS encoding phage major capsid protein, whose product MSKLLELKEKRNQAWQQAKTFLDSVRSEDGLVSEEDSKRYDDMEAKINLYNQEIARLERQEKIDLELSQPASQALIGQPTTVLNDKTTEEEKRGVASDSYAKTFWTSVRKRHFFDVKDILRVGEDTEGGHLVPDEYEKKLVQGLQEENFFRSLATVIKTSSGERKIPVVTGHGSASWMDENGLYPETEETFGQVTLDSHKIGTAIRISEELLNDSVFDLESYMTAEFARRIGTEEEKAFLIGDGSKKPTGIFTQAEVTGPTTATKDITFDDMIELYHSLPAPYRKNAVWILHDTTVKAIRKLKDNNGNYIWQPSTQAGQPDLILNRPYYTSTFAPLPEAGNKAIAFGDFSYYWIADRQGRTFKRLNELYANNGQIGFLASQRVDGKLVLPEAVKTLTVKAK is encoded by the coding sequence ATGTCTAAATTACTTGAATTGAAAGAAAAACGTAACCAAGCTTGGCAACAAGCAAAAACCTTCCTTGATTCTGTCCGCTCTGAGGACGGACTGGTATCAGAGGAGGATTCTAAACGCTATGATGATATGGAAGCAAAAATCAACCTCTACAATCAAGAAATTGCACGATTGGAGCGTCAAGAAAAGATTGACCTTGAACTTTCTCAACCAGCCTCACAGGCTCTAATTGGACAACCCACTACAGTTTTGAATGACAAGACTACAGAAGAGGAAAAGAGAGGTGTGGCTTCAGATAGCTATGCCAAGACATTTTGGACAAGTGTACGTAAGCGTCACTTCTTTGATGTCAAGGATATCCTTCGAGTTGGGGAAGATACCGAAGGTGGTCATCTGGTTCCTGATGAGTATGAGAAGAAACTAGTTCAAGGATTACAAGAAGAGAATTTCTTCCGTAGCCTTGCGACTGTTATCAAAACATCTAGTGGTGAACGTAAGATTCCTGTTGTGACAGGACATGGTTCAGCCTCGTGGATGGATGAAAATGGTCTTTATCCTGAAACGGAAGAAACCTTTGGTCAGGTGACACTAGACTCTCATAAGATTGGGACTGCCATTCGTATTTCAGAAGAGTTGCTAAACGATTCAGTCTTTGACCTTGAATCCTATATGACAGCTGAATTTGCTCGTCGAATTGGAACGGAAGAAGAAAAGGCATTCTTGATTGGTGACGGTTCTAAGAAACCGACAGGTATCTTTACTCAGGCAGAAGTTACAGGTCCAACGACTGCTACAAAAGATATTACCTTTGATGACATGATTGAACTGTATCATTCTCTACCAGCACCATATCGTAAGAATGCAGTTTGGATTTTACATGATACGACTGTCAAAGCTATCCGTAAACTCAAGGACAATAATGGCAATTACATCTGGCAACCGTCTACACAAGCTGGACAACCAGATTTGATTCTAAATCGTCCATACTATACCTCAACCTTTGCTCCACTTCCTGAAGCAGGAAACAAGGCCATTGCATTTGGTGATTTCTCATATTATTGGATTGCGGACCGTCAAGGTCGGACCTTCAAACGATTGAACGAACTCTATGCCAATAATGGACAGATTGGTTTTCTTGCGTCACAACGTGTTGATGGTAAGTTAGTCCTACCTGAAGCCGTGAAGACACTAACAGTAAAGGCTAAGTAG
- a CDS encoding type II toxin-antitoxin system Phd/YefM family antitoxin yields MQINIENLVSISEANQNFSKVARMVDTNGTAVILKNNTPKYVLVDYQSLIKEEQATPTVVEQSTLDEVATSVLSRHLDAFKELAK; encoded by the coding sequence ATGCAAATCAATATTGAAAACTTAGTCTCTATTTCTGAAGCAAATCAAAACTTTTCTAAGGTAGCTCGTATGGTCGATACGAATGGTACTGCAGTAATATTGAAAAATAACACACCAAAGTATGTATTAGTGGACTATCAGAGTCTAATTAAAGAGGAACAGGCAACCCCTACGGTTGTTGAACAATCAACTTTGGATGAAGTTGCGACTTCGGTTTTATCACGCCATCTTGATGCATTTAAGGAATTGGCAAAATGA
- a CDS encoding head-tail adaptor protein translates to MKIAPLRERLSFQIRQIVQDEIGNETSTWIPLFDRWCSCRPLTLTERDGSVTKLEQEKVQFTLRYEKAILGLHSLTTHIQFRGQTYEIESIDGDTVPRQLIYIVAIREESYD, encoded by the coding sequence ATGAAGATTGCACCATTGAGGGAACGCTTGTCATTTCAGATTCGACAGATTGTTCAAGATGAGATTGGCAATGAAACTTCGACATGGATACCTTTATTTGACCGGTGGTGCTCTTGTCGTCCTCTCACCTTGACCGAAAGGGATGGGAGTGTGACGAAACTGGAACAAGAGAAAGTCCAGTTCACCCTCAGGTATGAAAAGGCAATTCTTGGACTTCATTCCTTAACGACTCACATTCAATTTCGTGGTCAAACCTATGAGATTGAGTCTATTGATGGAGATACAGTGCCACGTCAACTGATTTACATCGTCGCCATTAGGGAGGAGAGTTATGACTAG
- a CDS encoding phage portal protein, with protein MGLLDLLGRKRSRDKPRNSYEGQDFSYLFGRTTSGENVDEFKAMQTTAVYACVRILAEAVASLPIHVYERTATGKEKKVEHPLYFLLHDEPNSEMSSFIFRETLMTHLLIWGNAYVQIIRDRSGQIISLYPLLPDKMSVHRDESGKLYYKYKRQSEENPNFKEKGDAILRAEDVLHVPGLGFDGLIGYSPIALAKNAIGMTLATENYGASFFKNGANPGGVLEHPGILKDPKRVRDSWNAVYNGVTNAHKVAVLEEGMKYTQVGIPPEEAQFLQTRKFQINEIARLYRIPPHMVGDLEKSSFSNIEQQSLEFVKYTLDPWVVRLEQAFKRSLFLPEEKKTYFVKFNVDGLLRGDYQSRMNGYAIGRQNGWLSTNDIRELEDLNLLSDKEGGNLYLINGNMTKLKDAGGFMKQAPLVQETQSEEDMDA; from the coding sequence ATGGGACTACTAGATTTACTGGGACGTAAGCGTTCTAGAGATAAACCACGAAATAGTTATGAAGGTCAGGACTTCTCATATCTGTTTGGACGAACGACCAGTGGGGAGAACGTAGATGAGTTTAAAGCTATGCAGACGACAGCTGTTTATGCTTGTGTCCGTATCTTAGCTGAAGCGGTAGCTTCACTACCCATTCATGTTTATGAGAGAACGGCAACTGGAAAGGAAAAGAAGGTGGAACATCCCCTTTATTTTCTCTTACATGATGAACCTAACTCTGAGATGTCATCCTTTATCTTTAGAGAAACCTTGATGACCCATCTATTGATATGGGGCAATGCCTATGTCCAGATTATCCGAGATAGGAGTGGACAAATTATCAGTCTTTACCCACTTTTACCAGATAAGATGTCTGTTCATCGAGACGAGAGTGGCAAGCTCTATTACAAATATAAGCGTCAGTCAGAAGAAAATCCTAACTTTAAGGAAAAGGGTGATGCTATCTTGAGAGCAGAAGATGTTCTCCATGTTCCAGGTCTTGGTTTTGATGGCTTGATAGGTTATTCTCCAATTGCCCTTGCTAAAAATGCTATCGGTATGACCTTGGCTACGGAAAACTATGGGGCATCATTCTTTAAAAATGGTGCAAATCCAGGTGGTGTTTTGGAACACCCAGGTATTCTCAAAGATCCCAAACGAGTGAGAGATTCATGGAATGCAGTCTACAATGGGGTAACCAATGCCCATAAAGTGGCAGTTCTTGAGGAAGGGATGAAATACACTCAAGTAGGCATTCCACCAGAAGAAGCCCAGTTTCTCCAAACTAGAAAATTCCAAATCAATGAAATTGCAAGGCTCTACCGCATTCCACCTCATATGGTTGGTGACTTGGAGAAATCCTCATTTTCAAACATCGAGCAACAATCACTAGAATTTGTTAAATATACCTTAGACCCTTGGGTAGTTCGTCTCGAACAGGCTTTCAAGAGGTCTCTTTTTTTACCTGAAGAAAAGAAAACCTACTTTGTGAAGTTCAATGTAGATGGTCTTCTTCGTGGAGACTATCAGAGTCGAATGAATGGCTATGCGATTGGGAGACAAAATGGCTGGCTGTCGACGAATGATATTCGTGAACTTGAGGACTTGAATCTCCTTTCAGATAAGGAAGGAGGCAATCTCTACTTGATAAATGGAAACATGACGAAACTGAAGGATGCGGGTGGCTTTATGAAACAAGCACCGTTAGTACAAGAAACACAATCTGAGGAGGATATGGATGCATAA
- a CDS encoding helix-turn-helix domain-containing protein, translated as MDESQRKQIWKMRAEGLGYGFIGKATGLSRDSVKKYCKRNPALLGYGAATKQMAKADQNDGLRCPQCYQTLKIHKIGRPKKFCSDKCRKVWWTTHSDEHDKSKTAYEDLTCQQCGRSFLSYANPNRKYCSHSCYIQSRFYKGETNDKSTNNGN; from the coding sequence ATGGACGAAAGTCAACGCAAACAAATCTGGAAAATGCGAGCAGAAGGTCTTGGCTATGGATTCATCGGCAAGGCTACAGGACTGTCTAGAGATTCTGTTAAAAAATACTGTAAACGAAATCCAGCATTGCTTGGTTATGGAGCGGCGACAAAGCAAATGGCAAAAGCCGACCAGAATGACGGACTCCGTTGCCCTCAGTGTTATCAAACACTTAAAATTCATAAAATAGGAAGACCAAAGAAGTTCTGTTCGGATAAGTGTCGTAAGGTTTGGTGGACAACACATTCTGACGAACACGATAAATCAAAAACCGCATATGAAGATTTGACTTGCCAACAATGTGGCAGGTCATTTTTATCTTATGCCAATCCAAATAGAAAATATTGTAGCCATTCGTGTTACATTCAATCACGATTTTATAAAGGAGAAACCAATGACAAGTCAACCAACAATGGAAATTAG
- a CDS encoding site-specific DNA-methyltransferase: MTSQPTMEIREIRLSELHPASYNPRKKLKKGDKEYEKIKQSLLKFGYVDPIIVNKDLTVIGGHQRLTVLKDLDYETAKCVIVDLSKEDEKALNIALNKITGQWDDQLLADLLLDLQESDFNLDLTGFEPPEIDDILSNIHDKDLSDDDFDVEEELKKPTFSKRGDIWQLGKHRVICGDSTKAETYDQLLGDKKANLVVTDPPYNCDVEKTAGKIQNDNMGDSEFYQFLLAMFTQVENHMEADASIYVFHADTEGLNFRKAFKDAGFYLSGCCIWKKNSLVLGRSPYQWRHEPVLYGWRQKGKHQWFSDRKQTTIWEYDRPKSSKDHPTMKPIQLMAYPIQNSSMRGTLVLDPFLGSGSTLIAADQTGRICYGIELDEKFVDVIVKRYMEATDNTDVTVVREGQSISYEEAVKQLGGM; this comes from the coding sequence ATGACAAGTCAACCAACAATGGAAATTAGAGAGATTCGATTATCTGAACTACACCCAGCCTCTTACAATCCTCGAAAAAAACTCAAAAAGGGTGACAAGGAGTATGAAAAGATTAAGCAAAGCCTACTCAAGTTTGGCTACGTTGACCCCATCATCGTCAATAAAGATTTGACGGTTATTGGTGGCCATCAACGATTAACTGTATTGAAGGACTTAGACTATGAAACTGCCAAATGTGTCATTGTCGATTTATCCAAGGAAGATGAAAAGGCCTTAAACATTGCCCTTAATAAAATCACCGGTCAATGGGATGACCAGCTTTTGGCGGACTTGCTTTTGGATTTACAGGAGTCAGATTTCAATCTCGACCTGACTGGTTTTGAACCACCAGAAATTGACGATATCCTATCAAATATCCATGATAAAGACCTATCAGATGATGATTTTGATGTTGAAGAAGAATTAAAGAAACCGACCTTTTCAAAACGAGGTGACATTTGGCAACTTGGTAAGCATCGAGTGATTTGTGGCGATTCAACTAAAGCTGAAACGTATGACCAACTGTTAGGTGATAAAAAGGCAAACTTGGTTGTGACAGACCCGCCGTATAATTGCGATGTTGAAAAGACGGCAGGTAAAATTCAAAATGACAATATGGGTGATTCTGAATTTTATCAGTTTCTTTTAGCTATGTTTACTCAAGTTGAGAACCACATGGAAGCCGACGCCTCAATCTACGTATTTCATGCGGATACGGAAGGATTGAACTTCCGTAAGGCATTTAAGGATGCTGGTTTTTATCTCAGTGGATGTTGCATTTGGAAGAAGAACTCATTAGTGCTTGGACGTAGTCCTTATCAATGGCGACATGAGCCAGTCTTATACGGGTGGCGTCAAAAAGGCAAACACCAATGGTTCAGTGACCGTAAACAGACGACCATTTGGGAATACGACCGTCCTAAGTCCAGCAAAGACCATCCAACCATGAAGCCGATTCAGCTCATGGCTTACCCTATTCAAAATTCATCCATGAGAGGGACTTTGGTATTGGATCCTTTCCTTGGGTCTGGGTCAACCCTCATTGCGGCAGACCAGACAGGACGTATCTGTTATGGGATTGAACTTGATGAGAAGTTTGTGGATGTCATTGTGAAACGCTACATGGAAGCAACGGACAATACAGATGTGACGGTAGTCCGTGAAGGTCAATCAATCAGTTATGAAGAAGCAGTGAAACAGTTAGGGGGGATGTAA
- a CDS encoding HNH endonuclease, whose amino-acid sequence MSNVHYSFIGSIGIGTLKDGTQFRFDRDRFSLIEDINFYRNKNNDEDAKSYIICAKGKYLHRYLFGHRHGYEIDHINLDTFDNRSENIRFCTHQQNQINQGLQSNNTSGVTGVSYYKPRQKYRARIKISQRDIHLGYYDTFLEATQARNVGIELLFGEYGRYNKVPEVPNWIRNKVEKICRNYKSFALTNYREETV is encoded by the coding sequence ATGTCTAATGTTCACTATTCATTTATTGGTTCAATTGGTATAGGAACTTTGAAAGATGGCACTCAATTTAGGTTTGATAGAGACAGATTCTCACTTATAGAAGATATTAACTTCTACCGAAATAAAAATAACGATGAAGATGCAAAGTCGTACATTATTTGTGCGAAAGGCAAATATCTTCATCGTTATTTATTTGGTCATCGCCATGGATATGAAATCGACCACATTAATCTAGATACCTTTGATAATCGTTCTGAGAATATTCGTTTTTGTACGCATCAACAAAACCAAATAAATCAAGGTCTACAATCAAATAATACTTCTGGAGTAACAGGGGTTAGTTATTATAAACCAAGACAAAAATATCGTGCCAGAATCAAAATCTCTCAACGTGATATTCACCTGGGTTATTATGATACATTCCTAGAGGCAACCCAAGCTAGGAATGTTGGCATTGAATTGTTGTTTGGTGAGTACGGTCGTTATAACAAAGTTCCTGAAGTACCAAACTGGATTCGTAATAAAGTTGAGAAAATATGTAGGAATTATAAGTCATTCGCTTTAACAAATTATAGGGAGGAGACGGTATGA
- a CDS encoding head maturation protease, ClpP-related produces the protein MHKFWNFTEDDSGRTLRIEGQIAEETWFGDEVTPQVFKNDLHAGNGDITLWINSPGGDVFAAAQIYNMLMDYKGDVHVVIDGLAASAASVIAMAGTTVSMSPVAMMMIHNPWTVAQGEAKDMQKVIEMLGEIKESIINAYELRTGLSRTKLSHLMDSESWFNAKKAVELGFADKILFDKQGEHGMEIESYSFSRTAAQQDLLVKMQAKLEVQQPKKTIPINQLEKRLNLLK, from the coding sequence ATGCATAAGTTTTGGAATTTTACAGAAGATGATAGTGGTCGAACACTTCGTATTGAAGGACAGATTGCTGAAGAGACGTGGTTTGGCGATGAAGTCACGCCACAAGTATTTAAAAATGATTTACATGCAGGAAACGGAGACATCACCCTCTGGATTAATAGTCCAGGGGGTGATGTTTTTGCGGCTGCACAAATCTATAACATGCTGATGGATTACAAAGGTGATGTCCATGTCGTGATTGATGGCTTAGCCGCAAGTGCTGCTAGTGTCATTGCCATGGCAGGTACAACGGTTTCTATGAGTCCGGTTGCCATGATGATGATTCACAACCCTTGGACTGTGGCACAAGGTGAAGCCAAGGATATGCAGAAGGTCATTGAAATGCTGGGAGAGATTAAGGAATCCATCATCAATGCCTATGAATTAAGAACAGGACTTTCAAGAACCAAGCTATCACACCTCATGGACTCAGAGTCTTGGTTCAATGCCAAAAAGGCTGTTGAACTAGGCTTTGCGGACAAGATTCTCTTTGACAAACAAGGGGAACATGGAATGGAAATTGAGAGTTATTCTTTTAGTCGAACTGCTGCCCAACAAGATTTACTTGTAAAAATGCAGGCGAAACTTGAAGTCCAACAACCAAAGAAAACAATCCCTATCAATCAGTTGGAAAAACGATTGAATTTGCTCAAATAA
- a CDS encoding type II toxin-antitoxin system death-on-curing family toxin, translating into MKVLTVEQVIELHTRLIQATGGLDGVRDVGLIESSLSSAFSTYFGVEKYPSIEEKAARLCYSLVNNHAFLDGNKRIGVFVMIIFLELNGIVLNQTDDEVVKLGLGVASSELDYDAILEYIRNH; encoded by the coding sequence ATGAAAGTATTAACTGTTGAACAGGTTATTGAATTACATACTAGGTTAATTCAAGCTACTGGGGGTTTAGATGGTGTTAGGGATGTTGGTTTAATAGAATCTTCACTATCTTCAGCTTTTAGTACTTATTTTGGTGTTGAGAAGTATCCAAGTATTGAAGAAAAGGCTGCTAGACTTTGTTATTCGCTAGTTAATAATCATGCCTTCCTTGATGGGAACAAGCGAATTGGAGTGTTTGTCATGATTATTTTTCTAGAATTAAATGGCATTGTGTTAAATCAGACTGATGATGAAGTAGTGAAGCTAGGACTTGGAGTAGCTTCATCAGAATTAGATTATGATGCAATTTTAGAATACATACGGAATCATTAA
- a CDS encoding DUF4314 domain-containing protein gives MDAKIFNNLKAIYPVGTKVRLVKMDDPHPVPKGTLGTVIGVDDIGSLLVKWENGSCLNVLYGIDIVEKVM, from the coding sequence ATGGACGCAAAAATTTTCAATAACCTAAAGGCAATCTATCCGGTTGGTACAAAGGTTAGATTAGTAAAAATGGATGACCCACATCCAGTTCCTAAAGGAACACTTGGAACTGTGATTGGAGTGGATGATATTGGATCACTCCTAGTTAAGTGGGAAAATGGCAGTTGCCTAAATGTTTTGTATGGAATTGATATCGTAGAAAAGGTAATGTGA
- a CDS encoding phage terminase small subunit P27 family yields MAIRGRKPKPTNMKILEGNPGKRPLPTNEVKPKQKAPRCPQWLEDDAKKEWKRMGKILEQMGILTEMDMTAFAGYCQAYARWKEAEEFLTKHGSIIKTPNGYLQQVPQVSISQTNLKIMLKFCEQFGLTPSARNRLATMDSEVGTGDEMEDLLGGIL; encoded by the coding sequence GTGGCAATCAGGGGGCGAAAACCAAAGCCTACGAATATGAAAATACTTGAGGGAAACCCTGGTAAGCGACCACTCCCTACGAATGAAGTCAAACCCAAACAAAAAGCCCCACGTTGCCCACAGTGGCTTGAAGATGATGCAAAGAAGGAGTGGAAACGGATGGGAAAAATTCTCGAACAGATGGGAATTTTGACCGAAATGGACATGACTGCTTTTGCAGGATATTGTCAAGCTTACGCACGCTGGAAAGAGGCGGAAGAGTTTCTTACCAAGCATGGCTCCATTATCAAAACCCCGAATGGTTATCTGCAACAAGTCCCTCAAGTCTCTATCAGCCAGACTAACCTCAAAATCATGCTTAAATTCTGTGAACAGTTTGGTTTAACACCATCAGCACGTAACCGTTTAGCGACGATGGATTCGGAAGTTGGTACTGGTGATGAAATGGAAGATTTGTTAGGAGGAATTTTATGA
- a CDS encoding head-tail connector protein: protein MVSLAEAKQYLKVEHDDEDGLIEQLLETSQQLCEDILRQSIYSDVLKTAILYGVAYLYEHREDANHKELKETLYHLLLAERKDVF from the coding sequence ATGGTTAGTTTAGCGGAAGCAAAACAGTATCTCAAAGTGGAACACGATGATGAGGATGGACTGATTGAGCAGTTGCTTGAAACCAGTCAACAACTCTGCGAAGATATTTTGCGACAATCAATTTATTCAGACGTTCTAAAGACGGCAATCCTTTATGGGGTTGCCTATCTTTATGAACACAGAGAAGATGCCAATCATAAGGAGTTGAAAGAGACTCTCTATCATTTGTTGTTGGCCGAACGAAAGGATGTTTTCTGA
- a CDS encoding DNA cytosine methyltransferase — MTLTFLDFFAGVGGFRRGLELAGFKCIGYCEKDKFARKSYEAMYDTKGEWFHDDITSIDQTQLPKADLWCAGSPCQNVSIAGKRAGLYGERSGLFFTFVDIIQSQEEEDKPEWILLENVKGLLSSGGGRDYLDYLSILDEAGYDLEWQVFNSKDYGVPQNRERIYTLGHLRSRGRRKVLPISGESGSHLKQLVGGMQSYRVYDPSGIATTLVGEGGGLGAKTGLYLIDQSLTEPKLTDEARCITARYTAGATKRTAMNSGVLEIQPILTPNRINKRQNGRRLKEQDEPMFTLTSQDRHGVLEGIKVRNGTKQGYQVAEVGDSVDLSYPNSPTRRARVGKGIAHNLSCGGQMGAVVWNDRVVKIRRLTPRECFRLQGFSDDLFEKAQAVNSDAQLYKQAGNGVTVTVVYAIGCAILASEELSKISSK; from the coding sequence ATGACCTTAACTTTTCTTGATTTCTTTGCAGGAGTGGGTGGTTTTCGTCGTGGTTTGGAATTAGCTGGTTTCAAATGTATCGGTTACTGTGAAAAGGATAAATTTGCAAGAAAATCTTACGAAGCAATGTACGACACGAAAGGAGAATGGTTTCATGACGACATCACAAGCATTGACCAAACACAACTTCCAAAAGCAGATCTCTGGTGTGCGGGAAGCCCTTGTCAAAATGTGTCTATCGCAGGAAAGCGAGCAGGCCTATACGGTGAGCGAAGTGGACTCTTTTTTACATTTGTTGACATCATCCAAAGCCAAGAGGAAGAAGATAAACCCGAGTGGATACTCCTTGAAAATGTTAAGGGACTTTTATCAAGTGGCGGGGGACGAGATTATCTCGACTATCTCTCTATCTTGGATGAAGCAGGGTACGACCTCGAGTGGCAAGTGTTCAATTCAAAAGACTACGGAGTTCCCCAAAATCGAGAACGCATCTACACTCTCGGACATCTTAGAAGTAGAGGTCGACGAAAAGTACTACCTATCAGCGGAGAAAGCGGTAGCCATCTTAAGCAACTTGTAGGTGGTATGCAAAGCTATCGTGTCTACGACCCTAGTGGAATTGCCACAACCCTTGTTGGTGAGGGTGGTGGACTGGGTGCTAAGACAGGTCTTTATCTTATTGACCAATCTTTGACAGAACCAAAGTTGACAGATGAGGCACGATGTATCACCGCACGATATACTGCTGGAGCTACAAAGCGGACTGCGATGAATTCTGGAGTACTCGAAATTCAACCCATTCTGACACCCAATCGAATCAATAAGCGTCAAAATGGACGTAGGCTCAAGGAACAGGATGAGCCAATGTTCACATTGACCTCTCAAGACCGCCATGGTGTTCTTGAAGGTATCAAGGTCAGAAATGGTACAAAGCAAGGTTATCAAGTTGCTGAGGTTGGAGATTCGGTGGATTTATCTTATCCCAACTCTCCAACGAGACGAGCAAGAGTTGGGAAGGGAATTGCCCATAACCTCTCCTGTGGTGGGCAAATGGGTGCTGTGGTTTGGAATGATCGAGTTGTAAAAATCAGACGCTTAACCCCTCGAGAATGTTTTCGCCTACAAGGTTTTTCGGATGATTTGTTCGAGAAAGCCCAAGCAGTAAACTCCGATGCCCAACTATATAAACAAGCTGGAAATGGTGTGACGGTTACAGTTGTATATGCCATTGGTTGTGCCATTCTAGCAAGCGAAGAATTATCAAAAATATCTTCAAAATAA
- a CDS encoding terminase large subunit — protein sequence MSYHYEPSPFMLPTSHYDKVKADRAVTFINNLSHTKGKWAGKRFDLLPWQEQIVRDLFGIVKEDGNRQFLTAYIEIPKKNGKSELAAAIALYLLYADNEASAEVYGAACDRNQASIVFDVAKQMVQMSHPLEKRSKIMGATKRIVNYSNAGFYQVLSAETGTKHGLNVSGLVFDEIHAQPNRHLYDVLTKGSGDAREQPLFFIITTAGTDRNSICYELHTKALDILNGRKKDTSFYPVVYGLSDEDDWNDEANWRRANPSLGHTIGIDRVREAYQQALDNPAEENVFKQLRLNMWTSSSIAWIPEHVYAKGNDPIQYENLKGRSCYAGLDLSSTSDITALVLVFPPRFEEENYIVLPYFWLPEDTLELRCRRDHVLYDIWERQGYIKTTEGNVVHYGFIEKFIEELSEIYHIKEIAYDRWNATQMVQNLEGMGLTLVPFGQGYKDMSPPSKELYKLMMEGKIQHGGHPVLKWMGQNVVMRQDPAGNIKPDKEKSVEKIDGIVALIMGLDRCIRHQIDEGSVYDERGILSF from the coding sequence ATGAGCTATCATTATGAACCAAGTCCATTCATGCTTCCAACCTCACACTATGATAAGGTAAAGGCTGATAGGGCAGTAACATTTATCAATAACCTCTCCCATACCAAAGGCAAGTGGGCAGGAAAGCGATTTGATTTGTTGCCGTGGCAGGAACAGATTGTCCGTGACCTATTTGGAATTGTCAAGGAGGATGGTAACCGTCAGTTCTTAACAGCCTATATAGAAATTCCAAAGAAGAATGGTAAGTCTGAGCTAGCAGCGGCTATCGCTCTTTATCTACTATATGCGGATAATGAAGCCAGTGCTGAAGTTTATGGTGCGGCTTGTGACCGAAACCAAGCATCAATCGTATTTGATGTGGCCAAACAGATGGTGCAGATGAGTCACCCCTTGGAAAAGCGTTCTAAGATAATGGGTGCTACCAAGCGTATTGTCAATTATTCTAATGCTGGGTTTTACCAAGTTCTTTCTGCAGAGACTGGGACAAAGCATGGACTAAACGTATCTGGCTTGGTCTTTGATGAAATCCACGCTCAGCCTAATCGCCATTTGTATGATGTATTGACCAAAGGGTCAGGAGATGCAAGGGAACAACCCCTCTTTTTTATTATCACGACAGCTGGAACGGATAGGAACTCCATCTGTTATGAATTGCATACTAAAGCATTGGATATTTTGAATGGTAGAAAGAAGGACACGTCATTCTATCCTGTGGTTTATGGATTATCCGATGAAGATGATTGGAATGATGAAGCAAACTGGAGAAGAGCCAACCCTTCACTTGGGCATACTATTGGGATTGACCGTGTTAGAGAAGCCTACCAACAGGCACTTGACAATCCTGCTGAAGAAAATGTCTTTAAGCAGCTCCGTCTAAATATGTGGACAAGCTCAAGCATTGCTTGGATTCCTGAACATGTTTATGCTAAGGGAAATGATCCTATTCAATATGAAAACCTCAAGGGTCGTAGTTGCTATGCAGGGCTAGACCTTTCTAGTACGTCAGATATAACAGCTTTAGTCTTGGTATTTCCTCCTAGATTTGAAGAGGAAAATTATATCGTTCTGCCATACTTTTGGCTACCTGAGGATACATTGGAACTGCGGTGTCGACGTGACCATGTTCTATATGATATTTGGGAGCGTCAGGGCTACATTAAAACTACAGAGGGTAATGTTGTTCACTATGGTTTCATCGAAAAGTTTATTGAAGAATTATCGGAAATTTATCATATCAAGGAAATAGCCTATGACCGTTGGAATGCGACACAAATGGTTCAGAATCTAGAAGGTATGGGCTTGACCTTGGTGCCTTTCGGTCAGGGATACAAGGATATGAGTCCACCATCAAAGGAACTTTATAAACTTATGATGGAAGGTAAGATTCAACATGGTGGGCATCCAGTTCTGAAATGGATGGGACAAAACGTAGTCATGAGACAAGATCCTGCTGGTAATATCAAGCCTGATAAGGAAAAGTCAGTCGAGAAGATTGACGGTATTGTAGCACTCATAATGGGGCTGGACCGTTGTATTCGTCATCAAATCGATGAAGGAAGTGTGTATGATGAACGTGGAATATTGAGTTTTTAG